In Streptomyces sp. P9-A4, a single window of DNA contains:
- a CDS encoding sugar transferase produces the protein MRQGGLASPFPSARERLAEGAIDQPTIEWEQRYRRTVMMSDTVATAFVVAAIGDFFGARDAANWHEKWEILACCTELLVLAALAVNRSWAPAVLGQGAEEFRRLGRSLFAATVVLALGGIALTSRNIKLWIFVAIPAIALVTMTARYLLRLWLHRQRKEGRCLRPVLAAGSPSTVSDLITRTRNFPHLGWRVEGVCTTDGLGPDGDQVDGVPVVGRLADVANHVRRDGYRVVAVTPDPHWSPDRLRRLAWNLEGSDAEMVVAPVLMEVAGPRLHIDAVLGIPLLRLSMPTFTGGRRAVKGVVDRAGAAILLMLFAPLMAFVGLLVLVDSRGGAFYRQRRVGKDGREFTILKFRTMVTGAHGARAALADRNEGAGPLFKLRRDPRVTRVGAVLRRYSVDELPQLFNVLTGSMSLVGPRPPLPEESAAYGPDIRRRLLVKPGLTGLWQISGRSDLPWEEAVRLDLRYVEDWSLALDTVILWKTLRAVLHGQGAY, from the coding sequence GTGCGGCAAGGGGGATTAGCCAGCCCTTTTCCGTCGGCGCGCGAGCGTCTGGCGGAAGGGGCGATCGACCAGCCCACGATCGAGTGGGAACAGCGGTACCGCCGTACCGTGATGATGAGCGACACCGTGGCCACCGCCTTCGTGGTGGCGGCGATCGGTGACTTCTTCGGGGCCCGGGACGCGGCCAACTGGCACGAGAAATGGGAAATCCTCGCCTGCTGCACCGAGTTGCTGGTGCTGGCGGCGCTCGCGGTGAACCGCTCATGGGCTCCGGCCGTGCTCGGCCAGGGTGCCGAGGAGTTCCGCCGGCTCGGACGCTCGCTGTTCGCGGCGACCGTCGTCCTTGCCCTCGGCGGGATCGCCCTGACCTCGCGCAACATCAAACTCTGGATATTCGTCGCGATCCCCGCGATCGCGCTGGTCACCATGACCGCGCGGTATCTGCTGCGGCTCTGGCTGCACAGACAGCGGAAGGAAGGGCGGTGTCTGCGCCCGGTGCTCGCCGCCGGGAGCCCGTCCACCGTGAGCGACCTGATCACCCGGACCCGTAACTTCCCGCACCTCGGCTGGCGGGTCGAAGGGGTGTGCACGACGGACGGGCTCGGGCCCGACGGAGACCAGGTGGACGGGGTTCCGGTGGTCGGCCGACTGGCGGACGTCGCCAACCACGTCCGCCGCGACGGCTACCGCGTCGTCGCCGTCACCCCGGACCCGCACTGGTCTCCCGACCGGCTGCGGCGACTGGCCTGGAACCTCGAAGGCAGTGACGCCGAGATGGTCGTGGCGCCCGTACTGATGGAGGTGGCCGGCCCGCGGCTGCACATCGACGCGGTGCTCGGGATACCGCTGCTGCGGCTCAGCATGCCGACGTTCACCGGGGGCCGCCGGGCGGTCAAGGGAGTCGTCGACCGGGCGGGCGCGGCGATCCTGCTCATGCTGTTCGCGCCGCTGATGGCGTTCGTCGGACTGCTGGTGCTCGTGGACAGCCGGGGCGGGGCGTTCTACCGCCAGCGCCGGGTCGGCAAGGACGGCCGCGAGTTCACCATTCTCAAGTTCCGCACCATGGTCACCGGGGCCCACGGGGCACGGGCCGCGCTGGCCGACCGCAACGAGGGCGCGGGCCCGCTGTTCAAGCTCCGCCGGGATCCGCGGGTGACCCGGGTGGGTGCGGTGCTACGCCGGTACTCGGTCGACGAACTGCCGCAGCTCTTCAACGTGCTCACCGGATCGATGTCGCTGGTCGGTCCGCGGCCTCCGTTGCCCGAGGAGTCCGCCGCCTACGGCCCGGACATCCGGCGGCGGCTGCTGGTCAAGCCGGGGCTGACCGGCCTGTGGCAGATCAGCGGTCGCAGTGACCTGCCGTGGGAGGAGGCGGTCCGACTCGACCTGCGGTACGTGGAGGACTGGTCGCTCGCCCTGGACACGGTGATCTTGTGGAAGACGCTGCGTGCGGTGCTCCACGGGCAGGGGGCCTACTGA
- a CDS encoding M9 family metallopeptidase, protein MHPFRISKNRARRLPALGAAVFITLGLFAPQSQAAPVGDTTPATAHAGGAAPRAIPVPKSPHAISKNPRFRLSSQDRAEESGPAAAPALKTSKSSLTATADACPDLSGVINATGSALVQQLKALPRIDCTYPLFNLTGENARKAFREDQMVTVANALRDGSASYAGNNSTSIGQLVLFLRAGYYVQDNNAAVVGDYGTALGGAARGALDAYFASPRSKDVTDANGEILNEVVTLIDSTHEAGRYAGFVKWMLGSYNGTWPGQMNLSMQHVEWVVENGFKAKNDDRGWRAALKADPAFLDTWAGFITRNEDQLNRLDVVSNVGRYLGYALDVPELKDRVRPLLKDLINRYPNVGPTAPITMNLGWYTRQYDKGNCAAYAICDLGERVLPVVLPIQHTCTPGLKIRAQDMSPGQLASTCTSLINQDAYFHRIIGDKGAIPGDVNTNLEVVAFDDYTQYALYAWAIYNIDVDNGGMYEEGNPAVPGNQARFIAHEASWIRPEFQIWNLNHEYTHFLDGRFNMYGDFEAGMTTPTIWWVEGIAENISYGYRNERNADAIAEAGKQTYKLSELFDTVYGQDEDPEVSSNRVYRWGWLAVRYMLQKHPADVQTVLGKYRAGDWAGARTVLKQTIGTQYDADFATWLTTDCATNDCGPLPEAATVAAAPLCTISDPRQFDQNCRRDNLAAATGNYSYHFMYLPAGVKQLTITSTGGTGNADLYYGGGSWATTTGYQAKSTNAGNGETLTIDNPPSGWVYFSLAAAQGFSGVSLSTQTK, encoded by the coding sequence CTGTTCGCACCGCAGAGCCAGGCCGCCCCCGTGGGCGACACGACTCCGGCCACCGCTCACGCGGGTGGCGCGGCGCCGCGGGCGATCCCGGTCCCCAAGTCGCCCCATGCGATCAGCAAGAACCCCCGCTTCCGGCTCTCCTCGCAGGACCGCGCCGAGGAGTCCGGTCCGGCGGCCGCGCCCGCCCTCAAGACGAGCAAGTCGTCGCTGACCGCCACGGCGGACGCGTGCCCCGACCTCTCCGGCGTCATCAACGCCACCGGCAGCGCGCTGGTCCAGCAGCTCAAGGCCCTCCCCCGGATCGACTGCACCTACCCGCTGTTCAACCTCACCGGGGAGAACGCGCGGAAGGCCTTCCGCGAAGACCAGATGGTGACCGTCGCCAACGCGCTGCGCGACGGCTCCGCCTCCTACGCGGGCAACAACAGCACCTCGATCGGGCAGTTGGTGCTGTTCCTGCGCGCCGGCTACTACGTGCAGGACAACAACGCGGCCGTCGTCGGCGACTACGGCACGGCCCTCGGGGGTGCGGCGCGCGGCGCGCTGGACGCCTACTTCGCCTCCCCGCGCAGCAAGGACGTCACGGACGCCAACGGCGAGATCCTCAACGAGGTCGTCACGCTGATCGACAGCACCCACGAGGCGGGCCGGTACGCCGGTTTCGTGAAGTGGATGCTGGGCAGCTACAACGGCACGTGGCCCGGTCAGATGAACCTCTCGATGCAGCACGTCGAGTGGGTCGTCGAGAACGGCTTCAAGGCCAAGAACGACGACCGCGGCTGGCGGGCCGCCCTCAAGGCCGACCCCGCCTTCCTCGACACCTGGGCCGGCTTCATCACCCGCAACGAGGACCAGCTGAACCGTCTCGACGTCGTCAGCAACGTCGGCCGGTACCTCGGCTACGCCCTCGACGTCCCCGAGCTCAAGGACCGGGTCCGGCCGCTGCTCAAGGACCTGATCAACCGGTACCCGAACGTCGGCCCCACGGCGCCGATCACCATGAACCTGGGCTGGTACACGCGCCAGTACGACAAGGGCAACTGCGCGGCCTACGCGATCTGCGACCTGGGCGAGCGGGTACTCCCCGTGGTCCTGCCGATCCAGCACACCTGCACCCCGGGCCTCAAGATCCGCGCCCAGGACATGTCCCCCGGTCAGCTGGCGAGCACCTGTACCAGCCTGATCAACCAGGACGCCTACTTCCACCGGATCATCGGTGACAAGGGCGCGATCCCCGGTGACGTGAACACCAACCTGGAGGTCGTCGCCTTCGACGACTACACCCAGTACGCGCTGTACGCCTGGGCCATCTACAACATCGACGTCGACAACGGCGGCATGTACGAGGAGGGCAACCCGGCCGTCCCCGGCAACCAGGCCCGCTTCATCGCCCACGAGGCCAGCTGGATCCGCCCGGAGTTCCAGATCTGGAACCTCAACCACGAGTACACCCACTTCCTCGACGGCCGCTTCAACATGTACGGCGACTTCGAAGCGGGCATGACCACGCCGACCATCTGGTGGGTCGAGGGCATCGCCGAGAACATCTCGTACGGCTACCGCAACGAGCGCAACGCCGACGCGATAGCCGAGGCCGGCAAGCAGACGTACAAGCTCAGCGAGCTCTTCGACACCGTCTACGGCCAGGACGAGGACCCCGAGGTCAGCTCGAACCGGGTCTACCGCTGGGGCTGGCTCGCGGTCCGCTACATGCTCCAGAAGCACCCCGCCGACGTGCAGACCGTCCTCGGCAAGTACCGCGCCGGTGACTGGGCCGGGGCCCGTACCGTCCTGAAGCAGACCATCGGCACCCAGTACGACGCGGACTTCGCGACCTGGCTGACCACCGACTGCGCGACGAACGACTGCGGTCCGCTGCCGGAGGCCGCCACGGTCGCCGCCGCCCCGCTCTGCACCATCAGCGACCCCCGCCAGTTCGACCAGAACTGCCGCCGGGACAACCTCGCCGCCGCCACCGGCAACTACAGCTACCACTTCATGTACCTGCCGGCCGGCGTCAAGCAGCTGACGATCACCAGCACCGGCGGTACCGGCAACGCCGACCTGTACTACGGCGGCGGCAGCTGGGCCACCACCACCGGCTACCAGGCGAAGTCCACCAACGCCGGCAACGGCGAGACCCTGACGATCGACAACCCGCCGTCCGGCTGGGTCTACTTCAGCCTCGCCGCCGCTCAGGGCTTCAGCGGGGTGAGCCTCTCCACGCAGACCAAGTGA